The following proteins come from a genomic window of Nothobranchius furzeri strain GRZ-AD chromosome 1, NfurGRZ-RIMD1, whole genome shotgun sequence:
- the LOC139069636 gene encoding uncharacterized protein: protein MDLQRHSKNTPKMFKEKYGQQGTKDFRRLERLHQKRARLRNHLRFCLRCRDENITPTSLQLKTSIRTQTAQNIIERAQRALLKERIRNVITKQRRVEDELERGHLDLKRNYKLDKQMEELIKGHMMEKQEQEFIKVKERHIKKLNRLINKKKRGEIQGNSTPNSWVCNISQYKLTEAEESILKKGLNFAVTPKEIPYDEFIVATELACQQITDEGKKAELRNNVVGILKNSQIQHSNITKEEQSAMTALSKNEQIIILPADKGRTTVVMDREKYKQQMKQMLEDKNTYEILKKDPTENIKKNMKKLLKPLHEKGKITEKMYKHWIPTANITPRIYGTPKIHKQNTPLRPIVDSIGTPTYNMAKDISRIISPLLGNTDQHCKNSIELAKELKEITIEDNDILISHDVTSLFTKTPTQKTIDIVVNRIRQDKTLHKRTNLTADDIAQLIGLVANSTYFTYDNTIYKQLEGFAMGNPLSATLCEFFMEDLEQKAIATAPPNCKIKLWKRYVDDILEIIPKGQTETLTQHLNNIDDTGNIKFTYELETEGSIAFMDMKITRQTDGTLNINTYRKPTHTDQYLLWTSEHPTIHKMSVIRTLYHRANIITEERDRKQEDKHIQHALKTCRYPTWAINKGKQQTKTESKEQPKKRTRNPERQEPKPVITLPYIRGITEKIRATMKKHNINTPTKPYTTVRNRLVHPKDKISAGQKCGVIYEIPCKICNKTYIGETGRQLNTRTIEHRKECEKEANRKHTRAAKEEAESTIKKSAVTDHCLRENHIMDWDSTRIITTEQQKYKRWIKEAIEIRRRGCGTMNRDDGVYTLDHAWDCIVGEGRAGSRGRQRPLLPADKRRRK, encoded by the coding sequence atggatttacaaagacacagcaagaacacacctaagatgttcaaagagaaatacggacaacaaggaacgaaggacttccgccgtttggaacgattacaccagaaacgcgcacgtctaagaaaccaccttcgcttctgtttaagatgccgggacgaaaacatcacacccacaagcctacagctgaaaacatcgatccggacccagacagcacaaaatataatagaaagagcacagagagcactgctcaaggagaggataaggaacgtcataaccaaacagaggcgtgtggaggacgaactggaaagaggacacctggacttgaaaaggaattacaaacttgataaacaaatggaggaactaattaaaggacacatgatggaaaaacaggaacaagagttcataaaagtgaaagaaagacacataaagaagttaaacagactcataaacaagaaaaagaggggagaaatacaaggcaactccacaccaaactcatgggtatgtaacatttcacaatacaaactaacagaagcagaagaaagcatattaaagaaaggtttaaactttgcagtcacaccaaaagaaataccatatgatgaatttattgtagcaacagaactagcatgtcaacagatcacagatgagggaaagaaagcagaactcagaaataacgtagttgggatattaaaaaacagccaaattcaacacagcaatattacaaaagaagaacaatcagccatgacagctttatccaaaaatgaacagataattattctaccggcagataaaggaagaaccacagtagttatggacagagaaaaatataaacaacagatgaaacagatgctagaagacaaaaatacatatgaaatacttaaaaaagatccaacagaaaacattaagaaaaacatgaaaaaattactgaagccactgcacgaaaaaggcaaaataacagaaaaaatgtacaaacactggattcccacagcaaacataacaccaagaatatatggaacaccaaaaatacataaacaaaacaccccacttagaccaatagttgacagcataggtacaccaacatacaacatggcaaaagatatcagcagaatcatcagcccgttattaggaaatacagaccaacactgcaaaaatagtatagaattggcaaaagaactaaaggaaattacaatagaagacaacgacatactcatctcacatgacgtcacatctctgttcacaaaaacaccaacccaaaaaaccatagacatagtagttaacagaatcagacaagacaaaactttacataaaaggacaaacctcacagcagatgacatagcacaactgataggactggtagctaactccacttacttcacatacgacaacacaatatacaaacaactggaaggcttcgccatgggtaacccgttatcagccaccctgtgcgagtttttcatggaagacctggaacaaaaagccatagccaccgcccccccaaactgcaaaataaaactatggaaacgctacgtagacgacatactggaaatcataccaaaaggtcaaacagaaacactaacacaacacttaaacaatattgacgacacgggcaacataaaattcacttatgagttagaaacagaaggcagcatagcatttatggacatgaaaatcaccaggcagaccgacgggaccctaaacataaacacatacaggaaaccaacacacacagaccaatatctattatggacatcagaacaccccaccatacacaaaatgtcagtaatcagaacattatatcaccgagcaaacataataacagaagagagagaccgtaaacaagaggacaaacacatacaacacgctttaaagacctgcagatacccgacatgggcaataaacaaaggaaaacaacaaacaaaaacagaaagcaaagaacaacccaaaaaaagaaccagaaacccagaaagacaagaaccaaaaccagtgataaccctaccatacatcagaggcataacggaaaaaataagagcaacaatgaaaaaacacaacataaacacaccaacaaagccatacacaacagttagaaacagattagtacacccaaaagacaaaatatcagctggacaaaaatgtggagtcatctacgaaatcccatgcaaaatatgcaataaaacatacataggagaaaccggacgccaactcaatacacggacaatagaacacagaaaggagtgcgagaaagaggcaaatcgtaaacacacaagagcagcaaaagaagaagcagaaagcacaataaaaaagtcagccgtaacagatcattgcttaagagaaaaccatataatggactgggacagcacacggatcataaccaccgaacaacaaaaatacaaaagatggatcaaggaagcaatagagataaggagacgtggatgtgggaccatgaacagggacgacggagtttacacgctggaccacgcatgggactgcatcgtcggagaggggagagcgggcagtagagggcgacaacgtcctctgctgcccgcagataaacggagaaggaagtga